Proteins from a genomic interval of Desulfurobacterium sp. TC5-1:
- the rpsJ gene encoding 30S ribosomal protein S10: MAQDRIRIKLMAYDHRLLDRSVQEIIDTVKRTGAIVAGPIPLPTKRSVWSVIRSPHKYKYSQEQFEIRRHRRLLDIKNPKPQTVEALMDLKLPAGVDVEIKLD; the protein is encoded by the coding sequence ATGGCTCAGGATCGCATAAGAATAAAACTTATGGCTTATGATCATAGATTACTTGATAGATCAGTGCAGGAGATAATTGATACAGTGAAGAGGACTGGCGCCATTGTTGCCGGTCCCATTCCTCTTCCGACAAAACGTTCCGTATGGAGCGTAATAAGGTCTCCGCACAAGTACAAGTATTCGCAGGAGCAGTTTGAGATAAGGAGACATAGGAGACTTCTTGATATTAAGAATCCAAAACCTCAAACCGTGGAAGCGCTCATGGATCTCAAGCTTCCCGCCGGTGTTGATGTAGAGATTAAGCTTGACTAA
- the tuf gene encoding elongation factor Tu, which produces MAKEKFERTKPHKNVGTIGHVDHGKTTLTAAITHCLALKGMAQEVSYDNIDKAPEERERGITIATAHVEYESDKYHYAHVDCPGHADYIKNMITGAAQMDGAILVVSAADGPMPQTREHVLLARQVNVPYIVVFLNKCDMVDDEELLELVELEVRELLNEYGFPGDEVPVIRGSALKALECTSPECPDCQPIYELVQALDEYVPEPVRETDKPFLMPIEDVFSISGRGTVVTGRVERGTLKVGEEVEIVGLREEPIKTVATGIEMFRKLLDEAMPGDNVGILLRGVGKDEVERGMVVAKPGSINPHKKFKAEVYILSKEEGGRHTPFFNGYQPQFYFRTTDVTGKVKLPEGVEMVMPGDNVTFEVELLKPVAIEEGLRFAIREGGRTVGAGVVTEILD; this is translated from the coding sequence ATGGCGAAAGAAAAATTTGAAAGGACGAAACCCCACAAGAACGTGGGAACGATAGGACACGTAGACCACGGTAAGACGACACTCACAGCGGCCATAACCCACTGTCTTGCACTCAAAGGGATGGCACAAGAAGTATCATACGACAACATAGACAAAGCACCGGAAGAAAGAGAGAGGGGAATCACGATAGCGACGGCCCACGTAGAATACGAATCAGACAAATACCACTACGCCCACGTAGACTGCCCTGGCCACGCGGACTACATCAAGAACATGATCACCGGTGCTGCCCAGATGGACGGAGCCATACTCGTAGTATCAGCTGCAGACGGACCGATGCCACAGACGAGAGAACACGTACTACTTGCGAGACAAGTTAACGTACCATACATAGTAGTATTCCTAAACAAATGCGACATGGTAGACGACGAAGAACTACTTGAACTGGTAGAACTTGAAGTAAGAGAACTACTCAACGAATACGGATTCCCTGGAGACGAAGTACCGGTAATCAGGGGATCTGCCCTCAAAGCACTTGAATGCACATCACCGGAATGCCCGGACTGTCAACCAATCTACGAACTCGTACAAGCCCTTGACGAATACGTACCGGAACCGGTAAGAGAAACAGACAAACCATTCCTCATGCCGATAGAAGACGTATTCTCAATCTCAGGAAGAGGAACAGTAGTAACAGGAAGAGTAGAAAGAGGAACACTCAAAGTAGGCGAAGAAGTAGAAATAGTTGGACTAAGGGAAGAACCGATCAAGACAGTAGCGACAGGAATAGAAATGTTCAGGAAACTACTTGACGAAGCCATGCCTGGCGACAACGTAGGAATACTTTTAAGAGGCGTAGGCAAAGACGAAGTAGAAAGAGGAATGGTAGTAGCCAAGCCTGGCTCAATCAACCCCCACAAGAAATTCAAGGCAGAAGTATACATACTCTCAAAAGAAGAAGGCGGAAGACACACACCATTCTTCAACGGATACCAGCCACAATTTTACTTCAGGACCACAGACGTAACAGGGAAGGTAAAGCTACCTGAAGGCGTAGAGATGGTAATGCCTGGAGACAACGTAACATTTGAAGTAGAACTACTCAAACCTGTAGCTATAGAAGAGGGACTCAGATTTGCTATCCGTGAAGGTGGTAGAACTGTAGGTGCAGGTGTTGTTACTGAGATTTTAGACTAA
- the fusA gene encoding elongation factor G: MSKAAKNIKVPLDKVRNIGIIAHIDAGKTTTTERILYYTGRIHKIGEVHEGAAEMDWMEQEKERGITITSATTTCFWRNHRINIVDTPGHVDFTIEVERSLRVLDGAVTILCSVGGVQPQTETVWRQADKYKVPRIIFVNKMDRIGADFFQVVNDVEEKLGAKPVPLQIPVGAEENFKGVVDLVTMKAIIWEEETLGAKYHEEEIPEDLVDIAEEYREKLLEALADVDEEIMMKYLEGEEISPEEIKAAIRKGTLEIKFFPMLCGSAFKNKGVQPLLDAVVDYLPSPLDVPPIKGINPNTGEEEERHASYDEPFSALAFKILTDPYVGQLTFIRVYSGLMESGSYVYNATRGKKERLARILRMHANKREEIPVLGAGDIAAAVGLRETYTGDTLCDPDHPIILEAMEFPEPVISVAVEPKTKADQEKLSIALQKLAKEDPSFRVSTDHETGQTIISGMGELHLEIIVDRLKREFNVDVNVGRPQVAYRETIRKEVTQEGKFIKQTGGRGQYGHVWLKIEPLEPGKGFEFHETIKGGVVPKEYIPAVEAGVREAMETGVVAGYPMVDIKVTLFDGSYHEVDSSEMAFKIAGSMAFKEGAKKANPVLLEPIMEVEVTTPEEFMGDVIGDLNKRRGRVQGMEARGNAQVIKAMVPLAEMFGYATDLRSMTQGRATYIMRFSHYEEVPSNVAEQIIGERSK; the protein is encoded by the coding sequence GTGAGTAAGGCTGCAAAGAATATTAAAGTTCCTCTTGATAAAGTAAGGAACATAGGAATTATCGCCCACATTGACGCTGGAAAGACAACAACGACCGAGCGTATCCTTTACTATACAGGAAGGATTCATAAGATTGGTGAAGTTCACGAAGGCGCCGCTGAGATGGACTGGATGGAGCAGGAAAAGGAAAGAGGTATTACCATTACCTCCGCTACAACAACCTGCTTCTGGAGAAATCACAGGATTAACATCGTTGACACACCGGGACACGTTGATTTTACAATTGAGGTTGAGCGTTCTTTGAGGGTTCTTGACGGTGCCGTTACAATTCTCTGTTCTGTTGGTGGTGTTCAGCCTCAGACAGAAACTGTATGGAGACAGGCAGATAAATATAAGGTTCCAAGGATTATCTTCGTAAACAAGATGGACAGAATCGGTGCTGACTTCTTCCAGGTTGTTAATGATGTTGAAGAGAAGCTTGGAGCCAAACCAGTTCCTCTTCAAATACCTGTTGGCGCTGAAGAGAACTTTAAAGGTGTTGTTGATCTTGTAACAATGAAGGCGATTATATGGGAAGAGGAGACTCTTGGTGCCAAGTATCATGAAGAAGAGATTCCTGAAGATTTAGTTGATATAGCAGAAGAGTACAGAGAAAAGCTTCTTGAGGCTCTTGCTGATGTAGATGAAGAAATAATGATGAAGTACCTTGAAGGTGAAGAGATATCACCTGAGGAGATAAAGGCTGCAATTAGAAAAGGTACTCTTGAAATTAAGTTTTTCCCGATGCTCTGCGGTTCCGCTTTCAAAAACAAAGGTGTTCAGCCTCTTCTTGATGCAGTAGTTGATTATCTCCCTTCACCTCTTGATGTTCCTCCTATTAAGGGGATTAATCCTAATACAGGTGAAGAAGAAGAGAGACACGCATCATACGATGAGCCGTTCTCAGCACTTGCGTTTAAGATCCTTACAGACCCTTATGTTGGTCAGCTAACATTTATCAGGGTTTACTCTGGTTTAATGGAGTCCGGTTCTTACGTATACAACGCAACAAGAGGTAAGAAAGAAAGACTTGCAAGAATTCTCCGTATGCATGCAAACAAAAGGGAAGAAATTCCGGTGCTTGGTGCCGGTGATATCGCTGCAGCCGTTGGTTTAAGAGAGACCTATACAGGTGATACACTCTGCGATCCAGATCATCCAATTATCCTTGAGGCTATGGAGTTCCCAGAACCTGTTATATCTGTTGCTGTTGAGCCAAAAACAAAGGCAGACCAGGAAAAACTCTCAATTGCTCTTCAAAAGCTTGCTAAGGAAGACCCATCTTTCAGAGTTTCAACAGATCACGAAACAGGACAGACGATAATCTCCGGTATGGGTGAACTTCACCTTGAGATTATCGTTGACAGACTTAAGAGAGAGTTCAATGTTGATGTAAACGTTGGTAGACCTCAGGTTGCATACAGAGAGACTATCAGAAAAGAAGTTACTCAGGAAGGTAAGTTTATCAAGCAGACAGGTGGTAGAGGTCAGTACGGTCACGTATGGCTTAAGATTGAGCCTCTTGAGCCTGGTAAAGGTTTTGAATTCCATGAAACAATTAAAGGTGGTGTTGTTCCCAAGGAATATATCCCGGCTGTTGAAGCAGGTGTTAGAGAGGCCATGGAAACAGGTGTTGTTGCCGGTTATCCTATGGTTGACATAAAGGTTACACTCTTTGACGGTTCATACCACGAAGTTGACTCTTCTGAAATGGCGTTCAAGATTGCAGGTTCAATGGCATTCAAAGAGGGTGCCAAAAAGGCAAATCCTGTTCTCCTTGAGCCAATAATGGAAGTAGAGGTAACAACACCAGAAGAATTTATGGGTGATGTTATCGGCGATCTCAACAAGAGACGTGGTCGCGTTCAGGGTATGGAAGCAAGAGGAAACGCTCAGGTTATTAAGGCGATGGTACCTCTTGCCGAAATGTTTGGTTACGCTACTGATCTTCGTTCAATGACACAGGGTAGAGCTACCTACATAATGAGATTTAGCCATTACGAAGAAGTGCCATCAAACGTTGCCGAGCAGATAATAGGTGAGAGAAGCAAGTAA
- the rpsG gene encoding 30S ribosomal protein S7, whose protein sequence is MPRKGPVPPREIIPDPVYGDKLVAKLINKVMKDGKKSVAEKIVYGAFDIIKEKLGEDPLAVFHKAVENVKPIMEVRPRRVGGATYQVPMEVRPERQIHLALKWIVDAARARSERGMVNRLANELIDAYNQKGGAFKKREDTHRMAEANKAFAHYRW, encoded by the coding sequence ATGCCAAGGAAAGGACCAGTTCCACCAAGAGAAATAATTCCTGACCCTGTTTACGGTGATAAGCTTGTGGCAAAGCTTATCAACAAGGTTATGAAGGATGGGAAAAAGAGCGTGGCTGAAAAGATAGTTTACGGCGCTTTTGACATTATCAAGGAAAAGCTTGGAGAAGATCCTCTTGCCGTATTTCACAAAGCAGTAGAAAACGTAAAACCTATTATGGAAGTACGTCCACGCCGTGTTGGTGGTGCCACATATCAGGTACCTATGGAAGTAAGACCAGAAAGACAGATTCACCTTGCACTTAAGTGGATCGTGGACGCTGCACGTGCTCGTTCTGAGCGCGGAATGGTTAACAGACTTGCAAATGAGCTTATTGATGCTTACAACCAGAAAGGTGGTGCGTTCAAGAAGAGAGAAGACACCCACAGAATGGCAGAAGCTAACAAGGCATTTGCACACTACAGGTGGTAA
- the rpsL gene encoding 30S ribosomal protein S12 has product MPTINQLVRKGREKKIKRSKAPALQGNPQKRGVCVRVFTTTPKKPNSALRKVARVRLSNGIEVTAYIPGIGHNLQEHSVVLVRGGRTKDLPGVRYKIIRGALDAAGVEGRRQSRSKYGTKRPKEKK; this is encoded by the coding sequence ATGCCCACAATTAATCAGCTTGTGAGAAAGGGGCGTGAAAAGAAAATTAAACGCTCAAAGGCACCCGCGCTTCAGGGTAATCCCCAGAAGAGGGGCGTTTGTGTAAGGGTATTTACCACCACGCCCAAGAAGCCTAACTCAGCTCTTCGTAAAGTTGCAAGGGTAAGGCTCTCAAACGGAATAGAAGTAACTGCTTACATTCCGGGTATCGGTCACAACCTTCAGGAGCACTCAGTTGTTCTTGTAAGGGGTGGAAGAACAAAAGACCTTCCAGGTGTTCGTTATAAGATTATTCGTGGTGCTCTTGACGCTGCTGGCGTTGAGGGGAGAAGACAGTCAAGGTCTAAGTACGGGACAAAGAGACCAAAAGAGAAAAAATAA
- a CDS encoding glycosyltransferase, with the protein MRKKIRVLEIIDGDGWCGTKEQTYLVSLQLSRYFDVEMALASGNRHLISRLEGKIPLRFFQKGHKSEKRRLYPYRNLYKIIAEGNYDVVVPNSSSAFNFILPFWRFLRKRPKLVAMRRSGFIPSFFSAKLKYNLADAIVVVSKDVAKALREKNFFPDRLHVIESGIDLSRFYPSDEYRLAVREVFGISEDEKLFVNVANWLPYRKGQDILLKAFSKVAGQNWKLMLVGHNTDSEDAKRMVKDFGLEGKVVHAGFRTDVEKILQAADFFVLSSRSEGIAGALLQAMASGKVVISTLAGGIGEYLKDGVNGFASPIEDVDGLAGAMKRAVVLGRKEYEVIANRAVETAKKYSIEETGKKWKDLIESLCR; encoded by the coding sequence TTGAGAAAGAAAATTCGTGTTCTTGAGATAATAGATGGTGACGGATGGTGTGGAACGAAAGAACAAACCTATCTTGTTTCTCTTCAGCTTTCAAGGTATTTTGATGTAGAGATGGCTTTAGCCTCGGGGAATCGTCACCTTATAAGCAGGCTTGAGGGGAAAATACCTCTCCGTTTTTTTCAGAAGGGCCATAAAAGTGAAAAAAGAAGACTTTATCCCTACAGGAATCTCTATAAGATAATAGCGGAAGGAAATTACGATGTTGTTGTTCCAAATTCTTCAAGTGCGTTTAATTTTATCCTTCCTTTCTGGAGATTTTTGAGAAAGCGTCCAAAGCTTGTTGCTATGAGACGTTCTGGTTTTATTCCGTCCTTCTTTTCTGCAAAGTTAAAATACAATCTTGCCGATGCGATTGTTGTTGTTTCAAAGGATGTAGCTAAGGCATTGAGGGAGAAAAACTTTTTTCCAGATAGGCTTCATGTTATAGAGAGTGGAATAGATCTTTCACGTTTTTACCCTTCAGATGAGTATAGATTAGCTGTAAGAGAGGTGTTTGGAATATCGGAAGATGAAAAATTGTTTGTTAACGTTGCAAACTGGCTTCCTTATAGGAAGGGTCAGGACATACTGCTGAAGGCATTTTCAAAGGTTGCGGGACAAAACTGGAAATTGATGCTTGTTGGACACAATACCGATTCGGAAGATGCAAAAAGGATGGTGAAAGACTTTGGGCTGGAAGGAAAGGTTGTTCATGCTGGTTTCAGGACAGATGTAGAAAAGATTCTACAGGCGGCCGATTTTTTTGTTCTTTCATCTCGTTCTGAAGGAATAGCCGGGGCACTTCTGCAGGCCATGGCTTCTGGAAAGGTTGTCATTTCAACCCTTGCTGGAGGAATTGGGGAATATTTAAAGGATGGAGTAAACGGTTTTGCGTCACCGATAGAAGATGTTGATGGTTTGGCAGGGGCTATGAAAAGAGCAGTTGTGCTTGGTAGAAAAGAATATGAAGTGATTGCTAATAGAGCGGTGGAAACAGCAAAAAAGTATTCTATAGAAGAAACCGGAAAGAAGTGGAAAGATCTAATTGAATCTTTGTGCCGTTGA
- a CDS encoding ABC transporter ATP-binding protein, with the protein MKKFPWWLFSYIKEYKFLMIVTVVAMLVHSAVTSYLAYFIKDIINSVFVTKNEHMLKLLPFILLGLLLVKGVAFFFSYYTASYLGQTVIARLREDLYDKVLRLPMDVLQGESAGSFVSKIINDTALLQEFTARYVVAFMRDLTTSIGLMIAVIYMDPRLAFAGFVALPLIGIVISEFGKKVKKYTFRMQEKLANLTAHLFDGVKNIREVKLFLLEERFSDLFKEENKRYVKQFMKIKFIQGIYPPIVEIIAGVVIGGLIFYGGYRIVEGTLTPGGFFAFIIALIMAYEPIRKLGSTYNNIQQAVAVAERVKKILSIPDEYALKDGSLNLDSFIARIEFEDVHFSYPGREEKVLKGIDASFVSGKKYAIVGKTGSGKSTLVSLIPRFFDVTSGTLKVNNRDVRDYKLRPLRKRIGFVSQDIVLFRGTIRENIAIGKPDASMEEIIRAAKIAHIHDFIETLPEKYETLLGEGGIQLSGGQKQRIAIARAVLKNPDVLILDEATSALDSETEKAVQDAVDRIFKDKILIAIAHRLSTVLNSDEILFMEDGKIIARGSHRDLLAMSDRYKRLCELQFNESL; encoded by the coding sequence TTGAAGAAGTTTCCCTGGTGGCTATTTAGTTACATTAAAGAGTACAAGTTCTTAATGATAGTTACAGTTGTTGCCATGTTGGTTCATTCGGCGGTAACATCCTATCTTGCGTATTTCATAAAGGATATAATAAACTCTGTCTTCGTTACTAAAAACGAACATATGCTAAAACTCCTGCCCTTTATTCTTTTAGGACTTCTCCTTGTTAAAGGGGTTGCCTTCTTTTTCAGTTACTATACAGCTTCATACCTTGGTCAAACGGTGATAGCAAGGTTGAGAGAGGATTTGTACGATAAAGTTTTGAGGCTACCGATGGATGTGCTTCAGGGAGAGTCTGCGGGCTCTTTCGTTTCAAAGATAATCAATGATACGGCGCTTCTGCAGGAATTTACAGCAAGATACGTTGTTGCTTTTATGAGGGATCTTACAACATCTATAGGATTGATGATTGCGGTTATTTATATGGATCCCAGGCTTGCCTTTGCCGGATTTGTTGCATTACCTCTAATAGGTATTGTTATATCTGAGTTTGGAAAAAAAGTTAAAAAGTACACTTTCAGGATGCAGGAGAAACTTGCTAACCTTACAGCTCATCTGTTTGATGGTGTTAAAAACATAAGAGAGGTAAAACTCTTTTTACTTGAAGAGCGGTTTTCCGACCTTTTTAAAGAAGAGAATAAACGTTATGTAAAGCAGTTTATGAAGATAAAGTTTATTCAGGGCATCTATCCTCCCATTGTTGAAATTATTGCCGGTGTTGTTATAGGAGGGTTAATCTTTTACGGCGGTTACAGGATAGTTGAAGGGACACTTACGCCGGGCGGTTTTTTTGCCTTTATTATTGCCCTGATAATGGCGTATGAACCTATAAGAAAGCTTGGCAGCACTTACAACAATATTCAGCAGGCAGTTGCCGTGGCCGAAAGGGTAAAAAAAATTCTTTCTATTCCGGACGAGTATGCCCTTAAGGATGGTTCTTTAAACTTAGATAGTTTCATAGCAAGGATAGAGTTTGAGGATGTTCATTTTTCCTATCCAGGCAGGGAAGAGAAAGTTTTGAAAGGTATAGATGCTTCTTTCGTTTCGGGGAAGAAGTATGCGATTGTTGGCAAGACGGGAAGTGGGAAGTCCACATTGGTGAGTTTAATACCGAGATTCTTTGATGTAACTTCTGGCACTTTAAAAGTAAACAATAGGGATGTAAGGGATTATAAATTGCGTCCTTTGAGAAAGAGGATAGGCTTTGTGTCTCAAGACATCGTTCTCTTCAGGGGAACAATAAGAGAAAACATAGCGATAGGAAAACCTGATGCCTCTATGGAAGAAATAATAAGAGCCGCTAAAATAGCGCATATTCATGATTTTATAGAGACTCTTCCTGAAAAATATGAAACGCTTCTTGGAGAAGGTGGTATTCAGCTGTCAGGTGGTCAGAAACAGAGGATAGCAATAGCAAGGGCAGTTCTTAAAAATCCAGATGTTCTTATTCTTGATGAGGCTACCAGTGCCCTTGATTCTGAAACGGAGAAGGCTGTTCAGGATGCTGTTGACAGGATATTTAAAGATAAAATTCTTATTGCCATAGCTCATAGACTTTCTACTGTTTTAAACAGTGATGAGATTCTTTTTATGGAAGATGGGAAGATTATTGCCCGTGGGAGTCACAGGGATCTGCTGGCGATGAGTGATAGATACAAAAGGTTATGTGAATTACAGTTTAACGAGAGTCTATAA
- a CDS encoding O-antigen ligase family protein encodes MRLKLLKVGAVFLSLSVYLLAFTIPLSIAGDNIAIGVGVLGLVLLLLGGESVKLPDLKPLTFFVVPEAVSIVLSQDFRKAWKQSSLNHHLFPVVLVYDRLKKGLSLERLLKFLSFSSLALAFSVIFEAFTHQNIKHFRLSRFHLFLEPVRAKGLFHQLTTGGVLFLLLFLFVGLSLRYKNSLYRLVAVFLFLSVILNQSRSYWIGMFVGLIFLFLLIYKRKGFFYFSGFFAIFICMAFVFTPLKARLESILNTKTNGSNTTRLIIWRSHYKAIRNDFSFKQKLIGAPVVGKDMCCKYIPESYEKVLGKKPPRVENLCDKHFFHCLSHNIYIKYLTDFGILGLIGYISFILYLVVMNIRGFSQFSEPLFAAFASMYAGFAAAGFFENNFTDAEVKICFMFILGINFYLLDKLRSGEKL; translated from the coding sequence ATGAGATTGAAACTTTTGAAAGTTGGCGCAGTTTTTCTTTCACTTTCTGTATATTTGCTTGCTTTTACAATTCCTCTCTCTATAGCCGGTGACAATATTGCTATTGGTGTTGGTGTTTTAGGCCTTGTTTTACTTTTACTCGGTGGTGAAAGTGTAAAGTTACCTGATCTTAAACCTTTAACTTTTTTTGTAGTTCCGGAGGCTGTTTCTATTGTTCTTTCACAAGATTTTAGAAAAGCTTGGAAACAGAGTTCCTTGAATCATCACCTTTTTCCAGTGGTTCTCGTCTATGATAGACTTAAGAAAGGGTTGTCTTTAGAAAGACTTTTGAAATTTTTATCTTTTAGTTCTCTTGCTCTTGCCTTTTCTGTAATATTTGAGGCTTTTACTCATCAGAATATAAAGCATTTCCGGCTTTCAAGGTTTCATTTGTTTCTTGAGCCGGTCAGGGCAAAAGGTTTGTTCCATCAGCTAACTACGGGGGGAGTTCTTTTTCTCTTGCTCTTTCTTTTTGTCGGGTTGAGCCTTAGATATAAGAATTCACTCTACAGGCTTGTGGCGGTTTTTCTATTTCTATCGGTTATTTTGAATCAGAGCCGCTCTTACTGGATAGGGATGTTTGTGGGTTTGATTTTTCTGTTTTTGTTGATTTATAAAAGGAAAGGGTTTTTCTATTTTTCCGGTTTTTTTGCCATCTTCATCTGTATGGCTTTTGTTTTTACACCTTTAAAGGCGAGACTTGAGAGCATTTTAAATACAAAAACTAACGGTAGCAATACCACAAGATTGATCATCTGGCGTTCACACTACAAAGCTATTAGAAATGACTTTTCTTTTAAGCAGAAATTGATTGGTGCACCGGTTGTAGGTAAGGATATGTGTTGTAAATATATACCTGAGAGCTATGAAAAAGTTCTTGGGAAGAAGCCGCCCAGGGTGGAGAATCTTTGTGATAAGCACTTCTTTCACTGTTTAAGTCATAACATATATATAAAATACCTGACAGATTTTGGAATTTTAGGGTTGATTGGTTATATCAGTTTTATTCTGTATTTAGTGGTAATGAATATTCGTGGCTTTTCTCAATTTTCAGAGCCACTTTTTGCCGCTTTTGCCTCTATGTATGCTGGCTTTGCCGCAGCCGGTTTCTTTGAGAATAACTTTACAGATGCTGAAGTTAAGATCTGTTTTATGTTTATATTGGGTATAAATTTTTACCTTCTTGATAAACTACGTTCAGGAGAAAAACTTTGA
- the purH gene encoding bifunctional phosphoribosylaminoimidazolecarboxamide formyltransferase/IMP cyclohydrolase, translating into MKPVRAIISVSDKTGIVPFARELNKMGVEIISTGGTAKLLKENDIPVKEISEITGFPEIMEGRVKTLHPKVHGGILSKRDNPDHIKTMEELGIERIDIVVVNLYPFKETVKKGSSFEEIIENIDIGGPTMVRAAAKNFKYVAIVTDPADYDKIVEELKSTGEISLKTRFYLAKKAFNLTAHYDAVITEYLFSVNEKGKKNTEPPEFRNPLTITFEKIQDLRYGENPHQRAAFYREIFNEEPCVTNAEKIHGAKELSFNNIYDIDGAFNLVLEFDPEKDGIACAIIKHANPCGMAIGKTPEEAYEKALKVDPVSAFGGIIAFNATVNEEVAKLIVQRFYECIIAPEYSENALEILKTKKNLRVLTTNGLKNLTLRGENSPFDYRKVVGGMLVQDRDLITVVPEKLKVVTERKPTEREWKDLLFAFKVVKWVKSNSVVYAKDGVAIGIGVGQTSRVDAAKCAALKAKEMGLDMEGCVLASEAFFPFRDSVDEAAKVGVKAIIQPGGSIRDNEVIEAANEHGMAMVFTGIRHFRH; encoded by the coding sequence TTGAAACCTGTTAGAGCTATTATATCCGTATCTGACAAAACCGGCATCGTCCCATTTGCCAGAGAACTTAACAAAATGGGTGTAGAAATCATCTCAACAGGCGGAACGGCAAAGCTTCTAAAAGAAAACGACATTCCCGTAAAAGAGATCTCTGAAATAACCGGATTTCCCGAAATAATGGAAGGAAGAGTAAAAACACTCCATCCCAAAGTTCACGGTGGCATCCTATCTAAAAGAGACAACCCTGACCACATAAAAACGATGGAAGAATTAGGCATAGAGCGAATAGACATTGTCGTAGTTAATCTCTACCCCTTTAAAGAAACCGTTAAAAAAGGTTCTTCCTTTGAAGAGATCATAGAAAACATCGACATTGGCGGGCCAACAATGGTAAGGGCCGCAGCCAAAAATTTTAAGTACGTGGCCATAGTAACAGATCCTGCAGATTACGACAAAATCGTAGAAGAACTTAAGAGCACTGGCGAAATCTCGCTTAAGACCAGATTCTACTTAGCGAAAAAGGCCTTTAACCTGACAGCCCACTATGATGCTGTAATAACAGAATACCTATTTTCCGTAAACGAAAAAGGTAAAAAGAACACTGAGCCGCCAGAATTCAGAAATCCACTAACAATCACATTTGAAAAAATTCAGGATTTAAGATACGGTGAAAATCCACATCAGAGAGCAGCATTTTACAGAGAGATATTTAACGAAGAACCCTGCGTAACAAACGCAGAAAAGATACACGGAGCGAAAGAACTTTCCTTTAACAACATCTACGACATAGACGGTGCGTTCAATTTAGTATTGGAGTTTGACCCCGAAAAAGACGGCATCGCCTGCGCAATAATAAAACATGCCAACCCCTGCGGAATGGCTATAGGAAAAACACCTGAAGAGGCATATGAAAAAGCACTTAAAGTTGACCCGGTTTCCGCCTTTGGTGGTATCATAGCGTTTAACGCGACTGTTAACGAAGAGGTAGCTAAACTTATAGTTCAAAGATTTTATGAATGCATAATAGCACCGGAGTACTCTGAAAATGCCCTTGAAATACTAAAAACGAAAAAGAACTTAAGGGTGCTTACAACAAACGGCCTTAAAAATCTTACCCTGCGGGGTGAGAACTCACCGTTTGACTACAGGAAAGTTGTTGGCGGAATGCTGGTACAGGATAGGGACCTCATCACAGTAGTACCGGAAAAGCTAAAAGTCGTAACAGAAAGAAAACCTACGGAAAGAGAGTGGAAAGACCTTCTCTTTGCATTTAAAGTAGTAAAATGGGTAAAGTCAAACTCTGTAGTTTACGCCAAAGACGGCGTTGCCATAGGAATAGGTGTAGGACAGACATCCCGCGTTGACGCTGCAAAATGTGCTGCTCTAAAAGCAAAAGAGATGGGACTTGACATGGAAGGATGCGTCCTCGCAAGTGAAGCTTTCTTCCCATTTAGAGACAGTGTTGACGAAGCTGCAAAGGTTGGTGTGAAGGCCATTATACAGCCGGGCGGTTCAATAAGAGACAATGAAGTAATAGAAGCGGCAAACGAACACGGAATGGCAATGGTATTTACAGGGATAAGACACTTTAGACATTAA
- a CDS encoding thioesterase family protein gives MAEEQKQQQQQVIVGTMQYRVTMGETDAYGVMYYANYFHLFERGRTELFRALGIEYRQILQQRQILMPVVETACRYMAPIVYDDLITIETAITNIESRGIRFDYRIIRDEAVLAVGFTQHIFIDPQGRPVSFGKEVLEQLKAKGLIQEQPQEAKPPESEEEVQEKLKKFVIEKIQKPEENN, from the coding sequence ATGGCAGAAGAGCAAAAACAGCAACAACAGCAGGTAATCGTAGGGACCATGCAATACAGGGTAACGATGGGTGAAACGGATGCATACGGTGTAATGTACTACGCCAATTACTTCCATCTTTTTGAAAGAGGAAGAACAGAGCTTTTCAGAGCTTTAGGTATTGAATATAGACAGATACTTCAGCAGAGACAAATTTTAATGCCTGTTGTTGAAACCGCCTGCAGATACATGGCCCCTATTGTTTACGACGACCTAATAACAATAGAAACGGCCATCACAAACATAGAGTCAAGAGGCATAAGGTTTGACTACAGAATAATAAGAGACGAAGCTGTACTTGCGGTTGGATTCACACAGCACATATTTATAGACCCGCAGGGAAGACCTGTAAGTTTTGGAAAGGAAGTTTTAGAGCAACTCAAAGCCAAAGGCCTCATACAGGAACAGCCACAGGAAGCAAAACCACCTGAAAGCGAGGAAGAGGTCCAGGAAAAGCTCAAAAAGTTTGTAATAGAAAAAATTCAGAAACCTGAAGAGAACAACTAA